Proteins encoded by one window of Gemmatimonadota bacterium:
- the dcp gene encoding peptidyl-dipeptidase Dcp, protein MGSGWTRIPRTTSGHASSADIMSTTSARVNPFFTPSTLPFQAPRFDEIQEADYQPAIEEGMRQQMAEIARIIDNPAPPTFENTLVELEKSGELLHRVMPVFSAITGANTSDFLQQVQEDVAPRLAAHEDGIYLDRRLFERVESIYNQRDSLTLDAESRRLLDWYYNDVFVQKGARLAEPDKAALMALNQEASTLETAFVNKLLAAAKAGALALTDRNALAGMSDAEIAAAERAALERNLDNAWLIPLQNTTQQPALLALKNRDVRKRLFDASYTRTEKGDANDTRGLIARLAQIRASQANLLGHASYAEWALQDQMARTPGAALKFVRDLVPAATANARAEGDAIQAIIDGDGESFQLEPWDWEHYAERVRRARYDLDEEQIKQYFELDCVLQNGVFYAATRLYGITFRERDDLPVYHPDVRVFEVTDADGSPLTLFYCDFFARANKNGGAWMDSLITQSKLLGARPVIYNVANFMKPASGEPALISFDDVTTMFHEFGHALHGFFADQQYPSLSGTSVARDFVELPSQFNEHWATEPTVFANYAKHHASGEPMPQDLTERIKQAEKFNQGYRLTEVLAAALLDMAWHTLPADAPLMDVDAFETQALSENNVNLRTVPPRYRSSYFMHIWSNGYSAGYYAYLWAEMLDADAYEWFEENGGLTRENGDRFRAMILSRGNTEDLAAMYRAFRSRDPRIEPMLAERGLLAGETQ, encoded by the coding sequence GTGGGATCTGGATGGACGCGGATACCACGAACAACAAGTGGGCACGCAAGTAGTGCTGATATCATGAGCACGACCTCCGCGCGCGTGAATCCATTCTTCACCCCGAGCACGTTGCCGTTCCAGGCGCCGCGCTTCGATGAGATTCAGGAGGCTGACTACCAGCCGGCGATCGAGGAAGGAATGCGCCAGCAGATGGCGGAGATCGCGCGGATCATCGACAATCCTGCCCCGCCAACGTTCGAGAATACGCTAGTGGAGCTGGAGAAATCCGGCGAATTGCTGCACCGCGTGATGCCTGTATTCAGCGCGATTACTGGTGCCAACACGAGCGACTTCCTGCAGCAGGTCCAGGAAGATGTCGCGCCCAGACTAGCGGCGCACGAGGATGGGATCTATCTCGATCGCCGGCTGTTCGAGCGCGTGGAATCGATCTACAATCAACGCGATAGCCTGACTCTCGATGCAGAGTCGCGCCGCCTGCTCGATTGGTACTACAACGACGTCTTCGTGCAGAAGGGCGCCAGACTCGCCGAGCCTGACAAGGCGGCGCTCATGGCGCTGAACCAGGAGGCGTCGACACTCGAGACGGCGTTCGTCAACAAGCTGCTTGCGGCAGCCAAAGCCGGCGCGTTGGCACTGACCGATCGTAATGCACTCGCGGGGATGAGCGACGCCGAGATCGCGGCAGCGGAGCGAGCGGCGCTGGAGCGTAATCTCGACAACGCGTGGCTCATCCCGCTGCAGAACACGACGCAACAACCGGCGCTTCTGGCGCTTAAGAACCGTGACGTCCGAAAGCGCTTGTTCGACGCGTCGTACACCCGCACCGAAAAGGGTGACGCGAACGACACCCGCGGTCTCATAGCACGCCTTGCGCAGATTCGCGCCTCGCAGGCGAACCTGCTGGGCCATGCTAGTTACGCCGAGTGGGCATTGCAGGATCAGATGGCCCGGACTCCCGGAGCGGCATTGAAGTTCGTGCGCGATCTGGTTCCTGCCGCTACGGCCAACGCACGCGCGGAAGGCGACGCTATCCAGGCGATAATCGACGGCGACGGCGAGTCGTTCCAGTTGGAACCGTGGGATTGGGAGCACTACGCAGAGCGCGTCCGGAGAGCGAGATACGATCTCGACGAGGAGCAGATCAAGCAGTACTTCGAGCTGGATTGCGTGCTGCAGAATGGCGTGTTCTACGCCGCAACTCGTCTGTACGGTATCACGTTCCGGGAGCGCGACGATCTTCCCGTGTACCATCCGGACGTGCGCGTATTCGAGGTGACCGACGCTGATGGATCGCCGCTGACGCTCTTCTACTGCGACTTCTTCGCACGCGCCAACAAGAACGGCGGCGCGTGGATGGACAGCCTCATCACGCAGTCGAAGCTCCTCGGCGCCAGGCCGGTGATATACAACGTCGCGAATTTCATGAAGCCGGCATCGGGCGAGCCGGCATTGATCAGCTTCGACGACGTCACGACAATGTTTCACGAGTTCGGTCACGCGCTGCACGGGTTCTTCGCGGACCAGCAGTACCCGAGCCTGTCGGGAACCAGCGTTGCGCGCGACTTCGTCGAGCTTCCATCCCAGTTCAATGAGCACTGGGCGACCGAGCCAACGGTATTTGCGAACTACGCGAAGCATCACGCCAGCGGCGAGCCGATGCCTCAGGACCTCACGGAACGGATCAAGCAGGCCGAGAAGTTCAATCAGGGCTACCGGTTGACCGAGGTGCTGGCGGCGGCGTTGCTCGACATGGCGTGGCACACTCTGCCCGCCGATGCACCACTCATGGACGTCGATGCCTTCGAGACACAGGCGTTGAGCGAAAACAACGTCAACCTGCGTACCGTTCCACCGCGCTATCGCTCCAGCTACTTCATGCACATCTGGTCAAACGGCTACTCTGCCGGCTACTACGCATATCTGTGGGCCGAGATGCTGGACGCGGACGCGTACGAGTGGTTCGAGGAGAACGGCGGGCTCACGCGCGAGAACGGCGATCGCTTCCGCGCAATGATCCTATCGCGCGGTAATACGGAGGATCTCGCCGCGATGTATCGTGCATTCCGTAGCCGCGATCCACGCATCGAGCCGATGCTCGCGGAACGCGGGTTGCTTGCGGGTGAAACGCAGTAG
- a CDS encoding PQQ-binding-like beta-propeller repeat protein has product MAICSLVLTACSGGSAERTPATTTTAPGDSTTAVAPAAVHQDWTRFGFDVGRSSVDPASTGITAANVASLEKQQVSIDGTVDASAIYLHGASVSGGTHDVFFVTTTYGKTLAIDADSGKVLWTYTPSGYSGWAGSRQITTATPVADPSRQFIYAASPDGHIQKLAVADGHSVWSTAITKLPEREKIASSLNFFHGNVIATTGGYIGDAPPYQGHVAILDGASGNLLHVWNSLCSDQTVLIDPKSCPESDSAIWGRAGAVIDSTTGDIYVATGNAKWDGKTYWGDATLELNPTATALLGNYTPSNTDQLDETDADVGSSSPVLLGGGYIAQGGKDGTIRLLNPSVMSGATAHKGGELQVIQTPGSARLFTAPAVLYSNSNTSMFVADGSGTAAWSFSNGKLQSMWQNGTAGTSPVVAGGLLYVYNPNGGLVVYEPSTGKQIASLDAGGGHWNSPIVVDGRIALPEGSANDHSTSGTLDIWRVK; this is encoded by the coding sequence ATGGCTATCTGTTCTCTCGTATTGACTGCGTGCAGCGGCGGATCGGCCGAGCGCACGCCTGCGACTACAACCACCGCTCCGGGCGACTCCACAACCGCTGTCGCGCCAGCTGCGGTCCATCAGGACTGGACCCGGTTCGGCTTTGACGTTGGACGCTCGAGCGTCGATCCAGCGTCGACGGGAATTACCGCCGCAAATGTTGCATCGCTCGAGAAGCAACAGGTTTCGATAGACGGAACCGTCGACGCGTCTGCCATCTACCTGCACGGCGCGAGTGTGAGCGGTGGAACACATGATGTGTTCTTCGTCACGACGACATATGGAAAGACGCTGGCAATAGACGCCGACAGCGGCAAGGTGCTCTGGACGTACACACCTTCCGGTTACAGTGGTTGGGCCGGCTCTCGACAGATCACCACCGCGACACCGGTAGCAGATCCGAGCCGGCAGTTCATCTACGCGGCATCGCCAGATGGGCACATCCAAAAGCTCGCAGTCGCGGACGGTCACTCCGTCTGGAGCACCGCCATTACAAAGCTTCCGGAGCGGGAGAAGATCGCATCGTCGCTGAACTTCTTTCACGGAAATGTGATCGCTACGACCGGTGGCTACATCGGAGATGCGCCACCGTATCAGGGTCACGTTGCCATTCTGGATGGGGCGAGCGGCAACCTGCTGCACGTATGGAATTCTCTGTGTAGCGATCAGACCGTGCTGATCGATCCCAAGTCCTGTCCTGAAAGCGATTCGGCGATATGGGGTCGGGCCGGTGCAGTGATCGACTCCACTACCGGAGACATCTATGTCGCCACGGGCAACGCGAAGTGGGATGGCAAGACGTATTGGGGCGACGCAACTCTCGAGCTCAATCCGACAGCGACTGCTCTGCTCGGCAACTACACACCATCGAACACCGATCAGCTCGATGAAACCGATGCGGACGTCGGATCATCATCTCCGGTCCTGCTCGGTGGCGGATACATCGCGCAGGGTGGCAAGGATGGAACGATCAGACTTCTAAACCCGTCGGTGATGAGCGGTGCGACAGCTCACAAGGGCGGCGAGCTGCAGGTGATTCAGACGCCAGGGAGCGCGCGACTCTTCACGGCGCCAGCAGTTCTATACAGCAACTCCAATACGTCGATGTTCGTCGCGGACGGAAGCGGGACAGCTGCATGGAGCTTCAGCAACGGCAAGCTGCAATCGATGTGGCAGAACGGAACGGCGGGCACCAGCCCTGTTGTAGCTGGCGGCCTGCTGTACGTCTACAATCCGAATGGCGGTCTGGTGGTGTACGAGCCGAGCACCGGGAAGCAGATCGCGAGCCTCGATGCCGGTGGCGGTCACTGGAACAGTCCGATCGTCGTCGACGGAAGGATTGCGCTGCCCGAAGGCAGCGCCAACGATCACAGCACAAGCGGCACGCTGGACATCTGGCGTGTCAAATAA
- a CDS encoding serine hydrolase domain-containing protein codes for MRDSSRAIIAAMLVAGSQLLGAQQPSPGRLRQPAVSQPALISRLSHSLDSLAGLGEFSGVALLARNGVPVFQRAYGMADREAGRPNNLETAFNIGSINKIFTQIAIMQLRDDGKLDLDSNLVKYWPDYPNQEVAGKVTIRQLLRHTSGIGGNIFAAPASGKRNDIRTLASYLPLFVDAPMQFEPGTRTAYSNAGYVVLGLLIERLSGQDYYTYVQQHIFEPAGMMRTASYEVDSLPPNTAIGYTRGDETAPAGVSLHRNSADLPGRGSSAGGGYSTVHDLLAFLQALRAHRIRSGPPAGLGAAGGSVGLNGDVEGDLPGGYDLIVLANQDPPAAERVAEMVRKWLGAKD; via the coding sequence ATGCGTGATTCATCTCGTGCCATCATCGCGGCGATGCTCGTCGCCGGGTCACAACTCCTCGGTGCTCAGCAGCCCTCACCAGGGCGACTCCGACAACCAGCCGTATCGCAGCCAGCGCTGATCAGCCGCCTGTCCCATTCACTCGACAGCCTGGCGGGACTTGGCGAATTCTCTGGTGTGGCGCTGCTTGCCAGGAACGGCGTTCCGGTGTTCCAGCGCGCATACGGCATGGCCGACCGCGAAGCCGGGCGACCGAACAATCTGGAAACCGCGTTCAACATTGGCTCGATCAACAAGATCTTCACCCAAATCGCGATCATGCAACTTCGCGACGACGGCAAGCTCGATCTGGATTCCAATCTCGTGAAGTACTGGCCGGACTATCCGAATCAGGAAGTCGCCGGCAAGGTGACGATCCGGCAGCTGTTGCGACACACATCGGGAATCGGTGGCAACATCTTCGCGGCACCGGCGAGCGGAAAGCGAAATGACATCCGTACGCTCGCGAGTTACCTCCCGTTGTTCGTCGACGCACCGATGCAGTTCGAACCTGGCACGCGCACCGCATACTCCAATGCTGGGTACGTCGTACTCGGCCTGCTGATCGAGCGGCTATCGGGGCAAGATTACTACACTTACGTTCAGCAGCACATATTCGAACCAGCCGGAATGATGCGAACCGCTTCGTACGAGGTTGATTCGCTGCCACCCAATACGGCCATCGGATATACACGTGGCGATGAAACGGCGCCGGCCGGAGTATCTCTTCATCGCAACAGTGCTGACCTTCCGGGACGGGGCAGCTCAGCTGGTGGCGGCTATTCCACGGTGCACGACCTGCTCGCATTTCTCCAGGCTCTGCGTGCGCACAGGATCAGATCAGGACCGCCAGCTGGTCTGGGGGCTGCGGGCGGATCAGTTGGACTCAACGGCGATGTCGAAGGCGATCTGCCGGGTGGCTACGACCTGATAGTACTTGCCAACCAAGATCCGCCTGCGGCCGAGCGCGTCGCGGAGATGGTAAGGAAGTGGCTCGGTGCCAAGGATTGA